One stretch of Melospiza georgiana isolate bMelGeo1 chromosome 28, bMelGeo1.pri, whole genome shotgun sequence DNA includes these proteins:
- the ATP5MC1 gene encoding ATP synthase F(0) complex subunit C1, mitochondrial: MQAPVALLSSPALFRCCSRALARPVSVAVFSRPEESAQVSLAAPQPRRQFRSSPLSRDIDTAAKFIGAGAATVGVAGSGAGIGTVFGSLIIGYARNPSLKQQLFSYAILGFALSEAMGLFCLMVAFLILFAM; encoded by the exons ATGCAGGCTCCCGTGGCTCTCCTCAGCTCCCCAGCGCTG ttccgctgctgctccagggctctggCCAGGCCCGTGTCCGTGGCTGTGTTCAGCAGGCCTGAGGAGAGCGCGCAG GTGTCGCTGGCCgcgccgcagccccggcggcaGTTCCGCAGCTCGCCGCTCTCCCGGGACATCGACACGGCCGCCAAGTTCATCGGGGCCGGCGCCGCCACCGTGGGCGTGGCGGGCTCGGGGGCGGGGATCGGCACCGTGTTCGGGAGCCTCATCATCGGATACGCCAG gaaCCCGtccctgaagcagcagctcttctcGTACGCCATCCTGGGCTTCGCGCTGTCCGAGGCCATGGGGCTCTTCTGTCTGATGGTGGCATTCCTCATCCTCTTCGCCATGTGA